Below is a genomic region from Granulicella sibirica.
AAAGCGATATCAAGCGTGCTCTTGTCGGTCTCGCGAAGCATTGATTTGGCGGCTTCCATTCTCAGGTGCAGCACGTGCCGGTGGGGCGTCGTTCCCACTGCCCTTTTAAACAATGCGGCGAAGTGAAATGTACTGATCCCGGCCTCGTTAGAAAGCACGCGGAGGTCCAGGCGGTCATACAGGTGTGCGTTGATATATTCCAGTACTCTTATAAGGCGGTAGTCAGAGATGGGATCGCGGACCAGCGACTGGCGCCATTCAACGCTTTTCGAAGGACCAATTAGCAGATGCGCAGCAATCCACTGTGCAGCAGCCTGAGCGTAAAACTCTGGAGCGCCAGCGCGAACAGCCGAGATCACAGCAGCGCTCAAGTTGGCAAGGTGGGGATCATCAAGGAACGGTATTTCCAGAGTTCGATCAAGTCGGTGACTCCCCGCCCGTTGCAGCTCAATAGCGGCGGAGGATAGTACTTGTTGTGGGAGGTAAAGGGTGCGTACCTCGATTCGAGGCTGATCTCTCGAATTCCAACGAAATGGCCGCGAGCTCCCCGGCGGCTCTATGTATCCGCTGCCAGGTGGGTATGAACGAGTAGTCCACATGCTGCCACTCCGAGACTCCAACTTGTATACATGATTGCGCAAAAGCCCGATCCGCAGATCGGGTACCCTCATCGTAGTGATCTCATCGATGCCGGTGTATTCGGCCTCTCGGGCCAGGAGTGAGGACCACTGCACGGAATCACTCGAAACAGTGACGGGGCCTTTCGCGAAGGCTTGCCGAGTAGCTCCTGCCCAAGTCCTCATGTCTTCCTCCTCCAGTCAGTAAGTCTCTACTCTCGGCTTCATAAGCCCTCTTGCGCGGCAGATCCCACTGGCGGTATGTATATATCAGACCGCCAGCACAACGCGTACTCAGTGAATGCTGAGCGACACGTTTCTTTCCTGTATCGCCTCTTCCGATCCGGGCAGAAACTCAGGACCAATGGGCTGTAGGTCTCAGAACATCCAGCCTGGGAGTGTCTAAACGACAGATCAAACCGTGGTGCGCAAGTTGGAGACGAGTTCAGATCCTGCGGAAGTTGCCAGGTCGGGACGACCGATAGCTTCTAGTAGGTACATACCTTCAATGGAGGCCAAAAAAAGAGCCGCCGATGCGGCGTGATTGCCCTTTGGTTCCACCTCAAGGCGGCTCGTCACCCATGCGAGGAATCCGTCAGCGATCTGACCCACAACTTGAACGTGAGGTTGAAGCCCACGTGCCGCGGCCGAGGCAAGTTCAAGCCAAAGAGGCATGAATGGCCGGAAACTGCGCGAGGTCAGGATAGGCCAAACCTCTTTCATTAGACCTCGAAAAGACCAAGGCTTTCCGGAAGGAAGGGCTTCATCAAGCTGTGCGAGCATGCGCTCCGCGATACGGTGCAACGTAACGGAGAGGATTTCGTCCTTGTCAGCGAAGTAGTAGAGCAACATCCGATCGCTCGTTCCCGCAGCGGCGGCGAGGGGCCGAAGCGTTGCGGCAGCAAGGCCTTCGCAGAGAAGATGATCTGCCATGCGCTCGATCGCGGCGTCTCGGCTGCTTTTTCGGGTCCTCATCTCATTAAATGTAGCATGTGCTACATTCTTCTGCTAGCATGTAGCAGGCGTTACATTTGAAGTGAGGTCAAAGCGCTGATCTGAAAGGAGCATCAATGGCTGCGTATCTCGTCGCCTTCGTAACCGCACACGGCCTGGACTGGTTCTCCGCATACCAGGCCAACGTTCCCCCCATTGTTCGAAAGCACGGCGGCAGGTACTTGGCAGTTCCCAAGTCCATTCCCAACGCGGTAGAAATTTTAGAAGGTATGGCGTCGGCCCCTGGTGCAATTGTTCTCTTTTCCTTTCCTTCTATGCCCGCGATCAAAGCTTTCTTGGCGGATCCCAACTATGCGCCTTACCGGAATGCGCGCATTGCAGCTACCGAAAGCACCTTCTTCGCGTTCGAAAATGATGACGGCGCATCACAGTTCCTCGGGCAGTGATTCACAGCGTGCTTATTGCATGCTTCGTATGCAGTGCTCTGAATCTCGGTTACGCCGAGTAGTCTCATTTTGTTTACCTACTGGGCCGGGTCGATCCGGCCCGGGTGTTCGTGCGCCTCGGAACAGGCAGGTAGCCTGCGAAGAAGTCAGCGTGAATGCGTATCGTGAGCGAGGCGAGCCGCACTCCTCTCTTGAAATAGGTACTCAGCCAGCCGGAGCGCACGTGATGAGAGAAATTCAGTCAAACTTAGTCTTGGTGAACTCTTCGGACATCATCCATAATCGCTCGCCGCTCTCGTCGTCGAGGCCTGGTTTACCGACCTTCGCTTGCACCGGCGGGCCTTTCAGGCCACCACCTGGTCCATAGTACCCGGCAGGTTCGACCTGCGCAGTCGCTGCGTAGACGACCAATAAAGCTCCGGAAGCGGCATCCTGTCCCATCCGGTCGAGAATTCTACTCAGTATTCCGAAGGGGCCCCACTACCCCGGGCCGTTTGCAATCAGATCGGTCCTGGCATAGCCAGGGTGAGCAGCGAGAGCCAGCAGATGCCAACCGGCAACATCACTCCTACGCTGTAACGCGCGGGTAAACAAGATATTTGCCAACTTCGATTGTTGATTGGCATTGTAGGGCTTGAATGATCTTCTTTCAAATTGCAAATCGTCGAAAAACAGCCTTCCCGATGAGTGTGCCCCAGAGGAGACTGTAACCACACGCGGTTGTTGAACTCTTAGTAATGTGGGGAGCAGTTGGGCGGTCAGCGCGAAGTGTCCGAGATGGTTGACACCGAATTGCAGCTCAAATCAGTCCGTTGTAAGCGTTCTGACCTTCGGCGTCATCACACCAGCGTTGTTGATAAGAACACTTACTCGCAAGTTCGACCGCTACTGGATCTCAGGAAACGGACGACATCAGGAGGCTTGTCGCAGATACACGGCGTAAGCTGCTAGTCGTCCTTGAGCAGCGAATCGAGCAGGACATTCGCAAGAGAATGGTGACACCAAGTACTGACACGTTCGCAGTTGCCGCTCATGTGATGGCGACTCAACTGGCGCTTTCTGTCCTTGCACGCGATGGCCTTACAAGATCCCAGCTCTTTGGCATAATCGAGGAGTCTCTCCGCGGTTGGCCTTCTAACGTGGCTTCTAGCTAGATCGCAACACCGCCTGCGACCTCGATACGCTGCGCATTGATCCAGTGATTGTCTTCTGAGAGAAGCGAAGCGATCATCGGACCAAGATCTTCGGGAAGACCAGCGCGGCCTAGTGCTGTATTCTCGGCAATCATCTTGTTGACAGCAGGATTGTCCCGAACGATGCCGCCGCTGAAGTCGGTTTCGACAGGCCCAGGAGCAACGACATTCACGGCAATCCTGCGCGGACCTAGTTCCTTTGCCAAATGCCTCGACAGCACTTCAACCGCTCCTTTCATTGAGGCGTAGATTGCTCCTCCGGGCGAGGCAGTGCGAGTCCGCACTGTCGATAAATTGACGATGCGTCCGCCGTCGTTGATCAGGGGAAGAAGCTTCTGTGTCAGGAAGAACACGCCCTTGAAGTGTACGTTTAGCACGCTGTCAAACTCTTCCTCAGTAGCCCTATCGAATGGCATATTGCGATGATTATTGCCGGCGTTGTTGACCAGAAAGTCGAAACGAGATTGACCGAGGCCAGATAAGGCATTCTCTACATCTTTGACAAAAGCGCCGAACGCTCCGATGTTCCCCGCGTCGAGTTGTAGAGCAACGGCCTGCGCGCCGATCGCACTTACCTCCGCGAGCACAGCTTCGGCATCTTCGCGATGAGTGTTGAACGTGAAAATAATATCGACGCCTCGATTAGCGAGATTCACGACAGTGTTGCGGCCAATGCCGCGGCTGCCTCCTGTCACGACTGCGATTTTTCTCGAAACGGATGTATTTGTGTGCTCTGGCATCTTCGGTTTCTCCTTTGGTTCTGTTCTCACCGCATCTAGCTAAACTCGCTCGCGCAACTAGTCAGTCATTTATGTAGATCAAGAAATTACTTCAATACTCGCCACAAGGCGTCGAAACCCAACTGGCAGTGTTTCTCTGCGTTCGGGGGGTCTTGTAGCATGAAATCCATAGTCGTCTCAGCTAGCGAGTTCATGACCGAAACGACGAAACTCATAGAAGCTTCGTGCATCGGGCCGGCAACCCTGCACCGTTCCAAAAGGTCCGCTATGCCGGTCATTGACTTGTGGCCAAGGGCGCGGGTTTCGGGCGTGATCTCTTCAGAAACGTTCAGTTGCGCAAGGGCACGTCTCTTATCAGGGTCCGAGACCACCCACTGCATCCAGTTCGACCAGATGGAAAAAAGCTGCTTGCGCAAGGAAGCTTTTCCCGGATGGTTTTTCAAGGCAGCAGAGGCCATTTCTGCCTTCAACTCCAGATAAAGCTCGTTAAAGAGAACTCGTTTCGTCTTGAAATAAGTGAACAGTGAACCGCTGGAGACACCGGCTTCGCGAGCGATTACAGCGGTTTGAGCCCCAAGACCCTGAGTGACGATGACACGCGTCGCTGCTCTCATAAGCGCACTACGTTTCTCGTCGCTAAGCGGCCTTGCCATCGTTCCCATAGTATACATGAGTGACTGGGCAGTCAAGTATCCAGACCAACCAGTTTCGCCGTATACCCGGAGAGGCCGATCGGTTCCCGATCCGGTTGAGTGATGGTGGAGACGTCACCATCACACTTAGTGGCCTTCGTGCAGGTGACCTCTCCGTCTGGGCCGGTCAATCATGTGCAAAATGCACGCATCATAATAAAGGTGCGTTCCATTTTCTTGCAAAACGGGGCAGACGGATGTCGTCAGACGAAGTCCGAAATTCACATATCAAAGCTCGCTTCCCAAATTTGCATCGCTCTCTCCTTGACATCGTCGGCGCAATGAACCGGCCCCAAATCGATGAAACAATGCTGGCAATGGCAGGATTGGACCTCGAACCTGCGCTGTTCACGCCCCTTGTGTTGGTCGCCAAACTGGGTCCGATCGGCGTCGTGCGACTCGCGGATCGCGTGGGAAGGGACTACACCACGGTGAGCCGTCAAGTGGCGCGATTGGAGGAACTTGGCTTAGTCAAGCGTCGTGTGAGCACAGCAGATCGGCGGACGCGTGAAGCCATAATCACCCGCAAGGGAAAAACGGCCACGGATGCCGTTGATGCCGCGCGCGAAGAGATCGCGCTGACGCTCTTCAAGGGATGGCCCCGCCGCGATTTCGATGAACTCGTTCGCTTGATGCGGATGCTTGCCGACCGACTGAACGAGACACCGGGTGGACACGCGCGCTAGCCGTGTGGGCGAGCGATCCTCAAGATCAGGTCTTGCATCTATGTGTAAAGTACACACAATGTACTCCAGGAGGAATCATGTCGAACACACAGACGCTCATAGCTCAGGCCTATTCTGCCTTCAATCGTCGGGATATTGATGGTGCCCTTTTGCTTATGAGCGATAACGTTAGCTGGCCCAAAGCGTCCGAAGGAGGCCGTGTCGTCGGAAAAGAAGAGATTCGGTCGTACTGGACTCGTCAGTGGAAAGAGTTTGATCCTCGGGTGGAACCAATGGAGATCATCGACCAAACCGGCGGCGTAACGGAGGTTAGAGTTCATCAGCTCGTGAAGAGCCTCGGTGGCGATGTCCTCTTCGACGGCGAGGTGTGGCACGTTTATACGATCGCGAACGGTCTTATCGAACGAATGGAATTGAAGGATAGCGGATCGGGCCCGGACCCAACCCCCTCTGCAGCATTCTCCAGACACTAGCAGTACAAGGGTACTGATCCCATGGTGTCCAGGTGACTTTTGGGGTCAATCGTCGAAGAAGTGGCTCCCTTTGCCCACGCTGCAATGACTTCTTGGAGATAGAGCGATTGCGCTTTGTCTCTGTCCGTGGCGTCATGGGCCCATCGTTTGCCTGCCTTGTCCGATGGCTGCGACGATGTTAGGGTAAGCAGCGCATCGGCAGAGATTACCGCTCATGAACTCCTGAATTGCGACCGGCGAGTCCGCATGACCTTCTTTCACACAGGAGATTGCCGACATAATCTGGCCGGGCGTGCAGTAACCGCATTGAAAGGCATCGTGGTCGATGAAGGCCTGCTGCATGGGGTGCAAGCCTCCATCGTCACCGGTGATACCTTCAATTGTTCTAAGGTCCCGACCTTGCACAGCCACTGCGAGCAAAAGACAGGAGAGTACCCGCTGGCCGTCGAGATGAACGGTGCAAGCGCCACACTGGCCATGGTCGCAACCCTTCTTCGTTCCCGTAAGACCGACCTGTTCGCGCAGCGCATCGAGCACTGTCGTTCGATCGTCATGGACGATCTCGTGGTCTTGCCCATTGATCCGAAGCACATATCCCTCCGACTTTTGCGGGGCAAGAGGATGGTCGTCGAAAGTTGGGGTACTGCCGGCGGGAGAGGCACTGGCCACGACCGCAGCGCCGACGATGAGACCCGTGGTGCCGAGAAAGGTGCGGCGGGTTACTGCAGGTGCGTATTGCGGCTTGTCTTTGGATTCGTCCAGCATGAATACCTCAGAAGAGAAAGGACGTGCTTGTTTCAAATCAGGTTAGGAAGCTCCAAGTATCTTGTCGGGGGTGACGGGTAGGCTCCGTAGCCGCTTTCCGGTCGCGTTGAAAATCGCATTGGTGATCGCTGGCGGTACGCCGTTACATCCCATTTCGCCGACACCATGCGCGCCTAACTGGCTGATATAGGGATCAGGAATGCCGAGGACTTCGACCGTGATTTCGGGAGTGTCCCCGCAGCTTGGAACGTGGTAGTCGGCTAGGTTTCTCACTACCGGCATTCCAGATACTGGATCGAATACCGTTTCCTCCATAAGCGTCTGACCAAGCCCGAAGATCATTCCCCCCATTAACTGGGAATGAGCTGTGCGCGGGTTCATTAATCGGCCACAGTCATAGACGCCGCAGAGACGAGCAACTCGCACCACCCCGGTCTGCGCATCAACCCGGACCTCAGCGAACACTGCACCGAAGGAGTAGAAAGCAAACTTCTTGGTCTCGTCGCCCGGCGCGGCGTCAGAGCCTGCCGAAATGTGCGGCAGACCGGCACGCCGC
It encodes:
- a CDS encoding helix-turn-helix domain-containing protein: MRTWAGATRQAFAKGPVTVSSDSVQWSSLLAREAEYTGIDEITTMRVPDLRIGLLRNHVYKLESRSGSMWTTRSYPPGSGYIEPPGSSRPFRWNSRDQPRIEVRTLYLPQQVLSSAAIELQRAGSHRLDRTLEIPFLDDPHLANLSAAVISAVRAGAPEFYAQAAAQWIAAHLLIGPSKSVEWRQSLVRDPISDYRLIRVLEYINAHLYDRLDLRVLSNEAGISTFHFAALFKRAVGTTPHRHVLHLRMEAAKSMLRETDKSTLDIALTCGFGSASHFASSFRRHFSQTPSEYRSLTSNRTPS
- a CDS encoding TetR family transcriptional regulator produces the protein MRTRKSSRDAAIERMADHLLCEGLAAATLRPLAAAAGTSDRMLLYYFADKDEILSVTLHRIAERMLAQLDEALPSGKPWSFRGLMKEVWPILTSRSFRPFMPLWLELASAAARGLQPHVQVVGQIADGFLAWVTSRLEVEPKGNHAASAALFLASIEGMYLLEAIGRPDLATSAGSELVSNLRTTV
- a CDS encoding DUF1330 domain-containing protein; amino-acid sequence: MAAYLVAFVTAHGLDWFSAYQANVPPIVRKHGGRYLAVPKSIPNAVEILEGMASAPGAIVLFSFPSMPAIKAFLADPNYAPYRNARIAATESTFFAFENDDGASQFLGQ
- a CDS encoding SDR family NAD(P)-dependent oxidoreductase, which produces MPEHTNTSVSRKIAVVTGGSRGIGRNTVVNLANRGVDIIFTFNTHREDAEAVLAEVSAIGAQAVALQLDAGNIGAFGAFVKDVENALSGLGQSRFDFLVNNAGNNHRNMPFDRATEEEFDSVLNVHFKGVFFLTQKLLPLINDGGRIVNLSTVRTRTASPGGAIYASMKGAVEVLSRHLAKELGPRRIAVNVVAPGPVETDFSGGIVRDNPAVNKMIAENTALGRAGLPEDLGPMIASLLSEDNHWINAQRIEVAGGVAI
- a CDS encoding TetR/AcrR family transcriptional regulator; amino-acid sequence: MRAATRVIVTQGLGAQTAVIAREAGVSSGSLFTYFKTKRVLFNELYLELKAEMASAALKNHPGKASLRKQLFSIWSNWMQWVVSDPDKRRALAQLNVSEEITPETRALGHKSMTGIADLLERCRVAGPMHEASMSFVVSVMNSLAETTMDFMLQDPPNAEKHCQLGFDALWRVLK
- a CDS encoding MarR family winged helix-turn-helix transcriptional regulator, which gives rise to MSSDEVRNSHIKARFPNLHRSLLDIVGAMNRPQIDETMLAMAGLDLEPALFTPLVLVAKLGPIGVVRLADRVGRDYTTVSRQVARLEELGLVKRRVSTADRRTREAIITRKGKTATDAVDAAREEIALTLFKGWPRRDFDELVRLMRMLADRLNETPGGHAR
- a CDS encoding nuclear transport factor 2 family protein — protein: MSNTQTLIAQAYSAFNRRDIDGALLLMSDNVSWPKASEGGRVVGKEEIRSYWTRQWKEFDPRVEPMEIIDQTGGVTEVRVHQLVKSLGGDVLFDGEVWHVYTIANGLIERMELKDSGSGPDPTPSAAFSRH
- a CDS encoding (2Fe-2S)-binding protein, translated to MLDESKDKPQYAPAVTRRTFLGTTGLIVGAAVVASASPAGSTPTFDDHPLAPQKSEGYVLRINGQDHEIVHDDRTTVLDALREQVGLTGTKKGCDHGQCGACTVHLDGQRVLSCLLLAVAVQGRDLRTIEGITGDDGGLHPMQQAFIDHDAFQCGYCTPGQIMSAISCVKEGHADSPVAIQEFMSGNLCRCAAYPNIVAAIGQGRQTMGP